The sequence TGCGGTATCTGCGCGAGCGATTGCAAATGCCATTCCGGCGCGAAGATGTTCTGGGGCGGCCCGAGCCCGTGGGTGAAAGCACCGGTGATTCCGGGGCACGAGTTCTTCGGTTTCGTCGAAGAAATCGGCGAGGGCGCGGCGGAGCATTTCGGCGTGAAGCTGGGCGACCGGGTGATTGCCGAACAGATCGTGCCCTGCGGCAAATGCCGGTATTGCAAATCCGGCAAGTACTGGATGTGCGAGGTGCACAACATTTTCGGCTTCCAGCGCGAAGTAGCGGACGGCGGCATGGCCGAGTACATGCGCATTCCGCCGACCGCGATCGTGCACAAGATCCCCGATGGCATTTCGCTCGAAGACGCCGCGATCATCGAACCGTTGGCGTGTGCGATTCACACCGTCAATCGCGGTGAACTGCAACTCGACGATGTGGTCGTGATCGCGGGCGCCGGGCCGTTGGGGCTGATGATGACGCAAGTCGCGCATTTGAAAACGCCGAAGAAACTGGTGGTGATCGATCTGGTGGAAGAACGGCTCGCGCTCGCGCGCGAATACGGCGCCGACGTGACGATCAATCCGAAACAGGAAGACGCACTGGCCATCGTTCATTCGCTCACTGACGGCTACGGTTGCGATGTGTATATTGAAACCACCGGCGCACCGATCGGCGTGAATCAGGGCATGGACCTGATTCGCAAGCTCGGGCGTTTTGTCGAGTTCTCCGTGTTCGGCGCGGATACCACGCTTGACTGGTCGGTGATCGGCGACCGCAAGGAACTCGATGTGCGTGGCGCGCATCTCGGACCGTACTGCTATCCGATCGCAATCGATCTGCTGGCGCGCGGACTGGTGACGTCGAAAGGCATCGTGACGCACGGCTTTTCATTGGAAGAATGGGACGAGGCGATCAAGGTCGCGAATTCGCTCGATTCGATCAAGGTGTTGATGAAGCCGCGCGCCTGAGCCTCGTCGGGACGGGTAAGCGGCCTATAAAACGGAGACTGTATGGATTACGTCATCGGCGTCGATATCGGCACGCAGAGCACCAAGGCGTTGCTCGTCGATCGGCACGGCGCGATCGTCGCGCAACATGCGTCGAGCTATCAGCCGGATACGCCCAAGCCGCTGTGGGCCGAACAATGGCCCGCAGTGTGGTTCAAGGCGGTGGTCGAGTGTATCGCCGCGTGCGTCGCGAAGGCGAAGGAGGCGGGCGTCGCGGCGAAGTCGATCAAGGCGGTCTGCGTGAGCAGTCTGTACGGCGGCTCGGGCATTCCGGTGGATAGCGAAATGCGGCCGCTTTATCCGTGTCTGATCTGGATGGATCGCCGCGCGACCGCGCAGGTGGAATGGGTAAGCGCGAACGTCGATCTCGAACGGCTACGCACGATTACCGGTAATGGCGTGGACAGCTATTACGGTTATACGAAGATGCTGTGGCTGCGCGATAACGAGCCGGAAGTGTGGGCGCATACGCGCTATTTTTTGCCGCCGAATGCGTATGTGATCTACATGCTGACCGGCGAGGTGGCGGTCGATCATAGTTCGGCGGGCAATATCGGCGGTATCTACGATATGGCGAAACGCGACTGGTCGGACGAAGCGCTGGACATGCTAGGCATTCCCGCGACCATGATGCCGGAGCGATTGGTTGAATCGTCCGACGTGGTGGGCGGCTTGCTATCGCAATGGACCGAGACGCTTGGACTCGATGCGGGCACGGCGATCGTGGCCGGCGGCGTCGATGCGGCGATGGCGACGTTCGCCGCCGGCGTTACGCGTGCGGGGCAGCATGTGGCGATGATCGGTACCAG is a genomic window of Paraburkholderia bryophila containing:
- a CDS encoding alcohol dehydrogenase catalytic domain-containing protein gives rise to the protein MTTQTDKQNMTAIVCHAPKDYRVEQVSKPTARAHELVIRIAACGICASDCKCHSGAKMFWGGPSPWVKAPVIPGHEFFGFVEEIGEGAAEHFGVKLGDRVIAEQIVPCGKCRYCKSGKYWMCEVHNIFGFQREVADGGMAEYMRIPPTAIVHKIPDGISLEDAAIIEPLACAIHTVNRGELQLDDVVVIAGAGPLGLMMTQVAHLKTPKKLVVIDLVEERLALAREYGADVTINPKQEDALAIVHSLTDGYGCDVYIETTGAPIGVNQGMDLIRKLGRFVEFSVFGADTTLDWSVIGDRKELDVRGAHLGPYCYPIAIDLLARGLVTSKGIVTHGFSLEEWDEAIKVANSLDSIKVLMKPRA
- a CDS encoding FGGY-family carbohydrate kinase, producing the protein MDYVIGVDIGTQSTKALLVDRHGAIVAQHASSYQPDTPKPLWAEQWPAVWFKAVVECIAACVAKAKEAGVAAKSIKAVCVSSLYGGSGIPVDSEMRPLYPCLIWMDRRATAQVEWVSANVDLERLRTITGNGVDSYYGYTKMLWLRDNEPEVWAHTRYFLPPNAYVIYMLTGEVAVDHSSAGNIGGIYDMAKRDWSDEALDMLGIPATMMPERLVESSDVVGGLLSQWTETLGLDAGTAIVAGGVDAAMATFAAGVTRAGQHVAMIGTSMCWGYINQSVDARHGLISMPHVFNGQHDIYVFGGAITAGASVTWYREQFCHAEIEAARATPHGDPHRLLEESAANVPAGSDGVMFLPYLMGERSPVWDAKASGAFVGLSLFHTRGHLYRAVLEGVSFALKHNIEAGRQGALSLDDKLIVVGGAAHSDLWMQIIADVTGYPVYTIEQNVEAAMGAALLAGVGVGLVSREEAQGGWVTLVERAQPDAVRMALYEQRFGIYTDLYPALKPVMHRLQTS